The following proteins are encoded in a genomic region of Chloracidobacterium sp.:
- a CDS encoding FAD-binding oxidoreductase — MQVKTQSDDIENYLTDASNMRGGYAEQIFIPASEDEIRRYLREANDNAVPVTVSGARTGTVGGAIPFGGAVLSIERLNRIVDINADTLRAVVRSGVILADLQKAVEAKGLFYPPDPTEWSCQIGGTIATNASGARSFKYGATREFVERIRIVLADGDVLDLRRGEIVGSGESLTVHTESGRSIEFALPTYEPPNVRKNVSGLFNSRPFDAIDLFIGSEGMLGVIVEAELRLVPKPQSFFSGIVFFRSNAELTAFVDEARVLSYQTRSVNKADNDQSGRAPFDAALLEYFDDNALNFITEKFPETPRGMAGAVFFEQETTAEYEDLLLGSWNRLLEKHNADLDRSWFGTNEQDLEKMRAFRHALPVSVNERVVRNKQKKVGTDMAVPDVNFASFHKFYREILADSGMEYVIFGHIGDCHLHANLLPRNDEDAVRARNIYGRCIAQAIMLGGCVSAEHGIGKLKRHFLAAMMGERYLNEIAAIKKAFDPRGILGRGNMLGEELLG, encoded by the coding sequence ATGCAAGTCAAAACCCAAAGCGACGACATTGAGAACTATCTGACCGACGCAAGTAATATGCGAGGCGGCTATGCCGAACAAATATTCATTCCGGCGTCGGAGGATGAGATACGAAGATATCTTCGCGAGGCGAACGACAATGCTGTGCCGGTTACCGTCTCGGGAGCGCGAACCGGTACGGTCGGCGGCGCGATCCCTTTCGGCGGCGCGGTATTGTCGATCGAAAGGCTGAACCGGATCGTTGACATTAACGCCGATACTCTGCGTGCCGTTGTTCGATCGGGCGTGATACTCGCGGATCTTCAGAAGGCTGTCGAAGCTAAGGGACTGTTCTATCCGCCGGATCCGACGGAATGGAGCTGTCAGATCGGCGGAACGATTGCGACCAATGCGTCAGGGGCAAGGAGCTTCAAATACGGAGCAACGCGCGAGTTTGTCGAAAGGATCCGGATCGTTCTTGCGGATGGTGATGTTCTTGACCTTCGGCGAGGCGAAATTGTCGGCAGCGGCGAAAGCCTTACGGTTCATACTGAGAGCGGCCGCAGCATCGAGTTCGCCTTGCCTACGTATGAGCCTCCCAACGTCCGAAAAAATGTCAGCGGACTGTTCAACTCGCGGCCGTTCGATGCTATCGACCTTTTTATCGGAAGCGAAGGGATGCTTGGCGTGATCGTTGAGGCCGAACTGCGGCTCGTGCCAAAGCCGCAAAGCTTTTTCAGCGGTATCGTTTTCTTTCGGAGCAATGCCGAATTGACGGCATTTGTCGATGAAGCGAGGGTTCTGTCCTATCAGACACGATCGGTGAACAAGGCCGATAACGATCAGAGCGGCCGAGCGCCATTCGATGCGGCACTTCTGGAATACTTTGACGATAATGCGTTGAATTTCATCACTGAGAAGTTTCCTGAGACACCACGCGGTATGGCCGGTGCTGTCTTTTTTGAGCAGGAGACGACCGCCGAATACGAAGACCTGTTGTTGGGATCATGGAACCGACTGCTCGAAAAACACAATGCCGATCTCGACCGTTCATGGTTCGGCACAAATGAGCAGGATCTTGAAAAGATGCGTGCGTTCCGCCATGCTTTGCCGGTCTCGGTGAATGAGCGTGTCGTTCGCAATAAGCAAAAGAAGGTCGGCACGGACATGGCAGTTCCGGATGTGAATTTCGCTTCGTTCCATAAGTTCTATCGTGAGATCCTCGCGGACAGCGGCATGGAATATGTGATCTTCGGACACATAGGCGATTGCCATTTGCACGCGAACCTTCTGCCGCGGAATGATGAGGACGCTGTACGGGCAAGAAATATTTACGGCCGGTGCATCGCTCAAGCCATTATGCTGGGCGGATGCGTTTCTGCCGAGCACGGCATCGGCAAACTCAAACGTCATTTTCTCGCGGCGATGATGGGCGAACGCTACCTTAACGAGATCGCTGCGATAAAAAAAGCATTCGACCCGCGAGGCATTCTCGGTCGAGGCAATATGCTTGGCGAAGAGCTGTTGGGTTGA
- a CDS encoding DUF4256 domain-containing protein yields MNSEFNELLQILRNRFKQNTARHNGLDWKDVETKLLADSRKLFTLSEMERTGGEPDVVSIGGSSGEYVFVDCSPESPKGRRNVCYDQDALDSRKEHKPNSSALEMAKQIGIELLTEQQYAELQSVGAFDQKTSSWIATPADVRSLGGALFGDRRFGRVFTYHNGAGSYYSARGFRGSLRV; encoded by the coding sequence ATGAACTCCGAATTCAACGAACTGCTGCAAATATTACGGAACCGCTTTAAGCAAAACACGGCCCGACACAATGGCCTCGACTGGAAGGATGTCGAGACAAAGCTCCTCGCAGACAGCAGGAAGCTGTTCACGCTCAGCGAAATGGAGAGGACCGGCGGCGAGCCGGACGTAGTCAGTATCGGCGGATCGAGCGGCGAATATGTATTCGTGGACTGCTCACCTGAAAGCCCCAAAGGACGCCGAAACGTCTGCTATGATCAGGATGCGCTTGACTCACGAAAAGAGCATAAGCCGAATAGCAGTGCCCTCGAGATGGCAAAACAGATCGGAATAGAACTGTTGACCGAACAGCAATATGCCGAACTGCAATCGGTGGGCGCATTCGACCAAAAGACCTCAAGTTGGATAGCTACGCCTGCCGATGTCCGAAGCCTCGGCGGTGCATTGTTCGGCGACCGGCGATTCGGCAGGGTCTTCACATACCACAACGGCGCAGGTTCTTACTATTCCGCACGCGGCTTCAGGGGGTCGCTGCGGGTATAG